One stretch of Euphorbia lathyris chromosome 7, ddEupLath1.1, whole genome shotgun sequence DNA includes these proteins:
- the LOC136201232 gene encoding protein ROOT INITIATION DEFECTIVE 3: MDEEVVIASSSIDGGIGCWDLQTGAEHLRYKSCASPSHGLTCVGHRFLASSQMREAQASSGSIVYWSWSKPQVEVKSFPEEPIKPLVANSEGTYIVGGGLSGNLYFWEVAYGRLIKKWRAHYRAVTCLVFNEDDSLLVSGSEDGSVKVWPLLMIFDDHQAEPPSQLFLHSFSGHTLRVTDTVIGYGGDNAIIVSASEDRTCKVWSLSTGILLRNIIFPSIIDAIALDPGEHVFYAGCRDGKIYLAALNDEGSSIKSQWQYIVGSLSSQSKPVTCLVYNTKRNFLLAGSEDGMIRVWDLRSRTIVRTFKHAKGPVNNIQIVRRPLYLNPRGSSNAPASLRRHGSLLPPPLDKYMNSTDKNTGTDSVVCLATYNSPLQNSYLSSQVIDDQIKELKQQGSAAAAEMEVERLKLDNQRQLQTLKKFKRICDDSYEFCVTEMLDGEM; the protein is encoded by the exons ATGGATGAAGAAGTTGTAATAGCATCATCCTCAATCGACGGCGGCATCGGTTGCTGGGACCTCCAAACAGGCGCCGAGCACCTTCGCTATAAATCCTGTGCCTCTCCTTCACACGGCCTTACCTGTGTAGGACACCGCTTCCTTGCCTCTTCGCAGATGCGCGAGGCTCAGGCGTCTTCCGGTTCCATCGTCTACTGGTCCTGGTCAAAG CCTCAAGTGGAGGTCAAGAGCTTTCCTGAGGAGCCAATAAAGCCGCTCGTTGCTAACAGCGAAGGCACCTATATTGTTGGCGGAGGTTTATCCGGCAATTTATACTTCTGGGAG GTTGCCTATGGCAGATTGATTAAGAAATGGCGAGCTCATTATAGGGCTGTTACATGCTTAGTATTTAATGAGGATGATTCATTACTGGTCTCTGGTTCAGAAGATGGATCTGTTAAAGTCTGGCCACTCCTCAT GATATTTGATGATCACCAAGCAGAGCCACCAAGCCAGCTTTTTTTGCATAGCTTTTCGGGGCACACCTTGCGAGTCACAGATACAGTCATAGGATATGGTGGAGACAATGCAATTATAGTTTCAGCTTCTGAGGATCGAACGTGTAAG GTGTGGAGCTTATCTACAGGAATTTTGTTGAGAAATATTATATTTCCTTCAATAATTGATGCAATTGCTTTAGACCCTGGTGAACATGTCTTCTATGCTGGTTGTAGAGATGGAAAGATATACTTGGCTGCACTCAATGATGAAGGTTCCTCCATTAAAAGTCAATGGCAGTATATTGTTGGTTCATTATCTAGTCAAAG TAAGCCTGTTACTTGCTTAGTATACAACACAAAAAGAAATTTCTTGCTAGCTGGATCAGAGGATGGCATGATTCGAGTTTGGGACCTTAGAAGCCGTACCATTGTTCGCACCTTTAAACACGCAAAAG GTCCTGTGAACAACATCCAAATTGTTAGGCGGCCACTTTACCTAAACCCTCGGGGGTCATCAAATGCGCCAGCATCCTTAAGAAGGCATGGGTCATTACTACCACCACCACTGGACAAATATATGAATTCAACAGATAAAAACACAGGAACTGATTCTGTTGTTTGCCTCGCAACATACAATAGTCCTCTGCAGAATTCTTACCTTAGCTCTCAAGTGATTGACGATCAAATCAAAGAGCTTAAG CAACAAGGTTCTGCTGCAGCAGCTGAAATGGAAGTCGAAAGACTAAAGCTTGATAACCAACGGCAACTGCAAACGCTTAAAAAGTTCAAGAGAATATGTGACGATTCCTATGAATTTTGTGTAACTGAGATGTTGGATGGAGAGATGTAG